The Equus asinus isolate D_3611 breed Donkey chromosome 22, EquAss-T2T_v2, whole genome shotgun sequence genome has a segment encoding these proteins:
- the SLC35E3 gene encoding solute carrier family 35 member E3 isoform X2, with product MASLADRVRGHGRIAAGLLLNLLVSICIVFLNKWIYVHHGFPNMSLTLVHFVVTWLGLYVCHKLDVFAPKSLPPSRLVLLALSFCGFVVFTNLSLQNNTIGTYQLAKAMTTPAIIVIQTLCYGKTFSTRVRLTLIPITLGVILNSYYDVKFNFLGMVFAALGVVVTSLYQVWVGAKQHELQVNSMQLLYYQAPMSSAMLLVAVPFFEPVFGEGGIFGPWSVSALLMVLLSGVIAFMVNLSIYWIIGNTSPVTRDAEASELCTRACS from the exons ATGGCGTCGTTGGCCGACCGGGTGCGCGGCCACGGGCGCATCGCCGCCGGGCTGCTGCTCAACCTGCTGGTGTCCATCTGCATCGTGTTCCTCAACAAGTGGATCTACGTGCACCACGGCTTCCCCAACATGAGCCTGACCCTCGTGCACTTCGTGGTCACCTGGCTCGGCCTCTACGTCTGCCACAAGCTCGACGTCTTTGCCCCCAAGAGCCTGCCGCCCTCGCGGCTCGTGCTCCTGGCGCTCAGCTTCTGCGGCTTCGTGGTCTTCACCAACCTCTCCCTGCAGAACAACACCATCGGCACCTACCAGCTGGCCAAGGCCATGACCACGCCGGCCATCATCGTCATCCAGACCCTCTGCTACGGGAAGACCTTCTCCACCAGAGTCCGGCTCACGCTG ATTCCTATAACTTTAGGTGTAATCCTAAATTCTTACTACGATGTGAAGTTTAATTTCCTTGGAATGGTGTTTGCTGCTCTTGGTGTTGTAGTTACATCCCTTTATCAAGtg TGGGTGGGAGCCAAGCAGCACGAACTGCAGGTGAACTCGATGCAGCTGCTGTACTACCAGGCTCCCATGTCGTCTGCCATGCTGCTGGTCGCTGTGCCCTTCTTTGAGCCGGTGTTTGGAGAAGGAGGCATATTCGGTCCCTGGTCAGTTTCTGCTTTG CTTATGGTGCTGCTGTCTGGAGTAATAGCTTTCATGGTGAACTTATCAATTTATTGGATCATTGGGAACACCTCACCAGTCAC GAGAGACGCTGAAGCCTCAGAGCTGTGCACTCGGGCATGCTCGTGA
- the SLC35E3 gene encoding solute carrier family 35 member E3 isoform X1, producing MASLADRVRGHGRIAAGLLLNLLVSICIVFLNKWIYVHHGFPNMSLTLVHFVVTWLGLYVCHKLDVFAPKSLPPSRLVLLALSFCGFVVFTNLSLQNNTIGTYQLAKAMTTPAIIVIQTLCYGKTFSTRVRLTLIPITLGVILNSYYDVKFNFLGMVFAALGVVVTSLYQVWVGAKQHELQVNSMQLLYYQAPMSSAMLLVAVPFFEPVFGEGGIFGPWSVSALLMVLLSGVIAFMVNLSIYWIIGNTSPVTYNMFGHFKFCLTLFGGYVLFKDPLSVSQALGMLCTLFGILAYTHFKLSEQQGTKSKLIQRP from the exons ATGGCGTCGTTGGCCGACCGGGTGCGCGGCCACGGGCGCATCGCCGCCGGGCTGCTGCTCAACCTGCTGGTGTCCATCTGCATCGTGTTCCTCAACAAGTGGATCTACGTGCACCACGGCTTCCCCAACATGAGCCTGACCCTCGTGCACTTCGTGGTCACCTGGCTCGGCCTCTACGTCTGCCACAAGCTCGACGTCTTTGCCCCCAAGAGCCTGCCGCCCTCGCGGCTCGTGCTCCTGGCGCTCAGCTTCTGCGGCTTCGTGGTCTTCACCAACCTCTCCCTGCAGAACAACACCATCGGCACCTACCAGCTGGCCAAGGCCATGACCACGCCGGCCATCATCGTCATCCAGACCCTCTGCTACGGGAAGACCTTCTCCACCAGAGTCCGGCTCACGCTG ATTCCTATAACTTTAGGTGTAATCCTAAATTCTTACTACGATGTGAAGTTTAATTTCCTTGGAATGGTGTTTGCTGCTCTTGGTGTTGTAGTTACATCCCTTTATCAAGtg TGGGTGGGAGCCAAGCAGCACGAACTGCAGGTGAACTCGATGCAGCTGCTGTACTACCAGGCTCCCATGTCGTCTGCCATGCTGCTGGTCGCTGTGCCCTTCTTTGAGCCGGTGTTTGGAGAAGGAGGCATATTCGGTCCCTGGTCAGTTTCTGCTTTG CTTATGGTGCTGCTGTCTGGAGTAATAGCTTTCATGGTGAACTTATCAATTTATTGGATCATTGGGAACACCTCACCAGTCAC CTATAACATGTTCGGCCACTTCAAGTTCTGCCTCACTCTGTTTGGAGGATACGTCCTGTTTAAGGACCCGCTGTCCGTCAGTCAGGCTCTCGGCATGTTGTGCACGTTATTCGGCATCCTTGCCTACACCCATTTCAAACTCAGCGAACAGCAAGGAACTAAGAGTAAATTGATACAACGTCCTTAA